The window CGTTTGATACAATTTACAATAAAGAGAAAAGATAGAGAGAACTCGGATGCACATCAAAACTCTGACAACGACACCACCAGAACTAATATGATCCAAGCAATACCAAGATATTTATTAGAGGTTCCAGTTGATCTAGTAACAAAACTTAGAGCTAAAAGGTTCAAAAaagctttcaatggacttcttcaatGCATATGGACTGTGGTAAACTTCAAgaggatattaaataaaaaagtacaagccttaatttatataattcatattTAAGAAGAGCTTGTAGGTTGGCATTCAGAAATTGcaaaaagattggaataaaaagattcaaatttGTCAACTTTTACCTTTAGCTATTATTTTAGTTATACCTATAGTTGTAAAAGGCATTTTAATACTATTCTAGTTACGTTAGAAAGTAGACATCCATATATTTCTAATGATATATAGCAAgccttctaattaattaatacgaGAGAGAACCATAAGTTTTAAGTTGAGCTTTGATTCTAACAGCAGATTAAGAAAATAACTTTAgtcttatttaaattagttgaactattgttttatttattttttagttattagtaagccttttaaatatattaaggcCTTTATTTGTATTACGttttattggattattattatttattaagtttatCCATATTTATTAaggatattttattaaacttatgATTCTTTCTAGTATAAATATTCTCTTATAAAGACTTTTGgagaaaagaatatttttaataaagaaatcactgtttttgttatcttttgtgTGGTTGAGTGATTCTCATTCTAAGATCTTGATTGAACTTACAAACTTTTCGATAGATTGATCAACTTCACTGTGATTTTAAACTATTTGTTCAGGTCTCTTTACATGCATAGAGTGAGAGTGATCATTGCGTATAACTTTAACTCTCCAAGGCAAGTTCTTGTTGGGTCAAGTTGCAAAtcattcaaatataattttagcatATCTTGAGAAGTATCCATATTAGGTaccacaaaaaaaatctcaacaagatGAATTCAACGATACCAAAAGTCACCAACTGTGAATGGAGTGGGCCACATGAGTTTCCAAAGATGGGGGGCTCACTTGCCTTTAGAGGGATCATGTGACCTAATCCAGTCACCTCCAATGacttttcttgatttatatttatcttgtcAAGATCTTTCTGATGGTACCGATGATGTCACCATTAGAGTTTCAGTaggtctctttctttcttttctttctttgttttttttcctttctcctcTTAGTAATTTGTgaagagagatgagagagaaaaaagtaagaagaaataaacaaatatcTGAGGCACTTCAAAGCTCCGATGATGACACTATATGTACCATAAAAAAAGATCTCGATGAGAGAAATCTAACAGCATCAAGAAAGGTTACCAACGATGACCAAAATGGACCACATGATCCATCCAAAGGCAAATGAGTCTTGCTATCTTTGGACGGCTTCTGTGGCCCTCTTTATTCATCATTAGTGaccttttttagtttcattggatttctttcatcaaaatctttctGACAATATCAAAGGTGGTGCCATTAAAGTTTTGGTGTGCCTTTGaggtctctttctttctttctttctttctctctcctctctctttgttGTAAATTATGTCAGGCCATTTTATAATTCGAGAGAGTTACTAATAACACTTACGACTCATGAGTCGCAGATATCATCTGCAACTCTATAAACTATACTATTTTCCTAAAACTTTTCTATGctatgttattttcaaaaaaattaaagtgttagagtaaaaaaaaaaatttagtgtcCGCGTTTTAGGTTCCACTTGTTCACCACAAGTTCTATTTAGTACTAGGTTGGTACCAGCGCTATGCCGCGAGTTTGCattatttttccaataaaaaatttaggcgtcgcaaggatttttttaaaagaaatctaATAACTCGGGTTATAGTCCTGACGAACTAAATAAGTTGGATATATTTGAATCAcatgggaaaaaaagagaggcaatGATAGCAAATgggaaaacacacacacacacacacacacacacacacacacacacacatatatatatatatatatatatatatatatatatatatatatatatatatatattagtgataaatgaggaccaaaactggaaaaagaaaagaaaagaaaaaaatgtattatcAACTTgaattgaaaggtaaaattaaaaataataaaaattttataaaagagttaagaaaaacaatcataagaataaggatcaaattgaaaacaccAACACATGATGAAAAAAACCTGGACATGTAgaatttttcaatgtatttttttagataaaaaaaaaattataaatgcaaatcaaaaaacttatacacaaattcaattaaataaatcacgaaccattgtgtaaataaatgaaaaggaataattaacaataaaaaagataactagaaaaattaagatactaatataaattaagatatttaatatctcAAAATGAATCATTTATCATGTTGTATTTAAGaaatttgtttatgaaaatcaatttgtacTAAAGATtgacacacataaaatttattgaataaaataaaagaaaaaatattattcaaagttacatatattaaaaaaaattaatctatataaaatatataaaaaaattaaagatgaatcATACTAACtccagaaaaaattaaacacgtccaatataattaaaaaattatcgttATTCAACGAaggataaaaaaccaaaaaaatcataaaaagggtattaattaaaacataaatttcaaaattatttaataaaaatagacacacaAAAAgccattaatataaaaacaaattgaaaaaaaaaagaaataaggcTAGGTGTTATTGGGCTTGGCCCAATAAAAAAAGGCCCTTGTGCGtgagccttttattttttttaagttctatGCGTTGTCCACCTCAACTAGTTGGAGCAAAAAACAGACGACTTGTCATCTGTTCATCCCAAAATCCAACCAGTGATTTGACAGGAAAAATgaggctctttttttttattcaaaaacttattttcaatatattttttactcaaaacatCTATGAAACATTTTAAGAACCTTATTAAACCAACCCATGacctctaaaaataaaaaaaaaaccggttcaaaacccaaaatcaactcgaaaccatatatatttttgatctcaaatatgtttttatacgtgttttgaagattaaaaaaaaacccaatagaAACCCCCTTTTCATGTGGAACTATTCGACATAAAAATCAACCATTTTGGTGGTTTAAATTTTCTCCAACGAcagctttctttttttaagttgaaatctGATGACCCATCCTCTCTcctccaccaaaaaaaaattttaaaattaagaaaaattaagttttataccaaaattttatttttaaaaattatagagacTGATCACCTAATAACTTTAAAAGATGGGAGATGTAaatgaactttttaaaaatattctaaagaaCCATTTATGTTACACGCGTGTGTCACTTTAGTTCCTTGtctttcaattaaaccttcataacaaaaaaaacatggctTATTCATGCAATATATAAGATCAATAATCAAATTGAACTTTTCTAAAAATTGCACTATTACTGTCAATAATGAAATGTGAGAATAACAATGTCTATAATAAAAGAGCCACATACTTTTATAGTTTATATGTTCTTATAATTTATAGCAAAACGCAAACTACCAAAACCCTATATTATATACTATTTTACCAGCAAGAGTGGTGCTAGCAGCAACAACATTCCTatattatatcttattttattggCAAGAGTAGTGCTAGCAACaacagtattttttaaaagaacattTGATAGTGCAGTgcaagattttttataaaaatattattttaatatatttaaaattaaaaaaatatttttaagatttttttaattaaaacacatcaaaattattaaaaaattaatttaatgttttttaaaataaaaaataatataaaaaacactttaaaaaataaattaaataaaaaaaaaactcaccttAAAACATCACTGCCAGTTTATGGTTTTTGTATTCTATTTTCAAAGTACAAAGTCAAGACAAGAGAAAAACAGATCAAAACATTAACCAATAACATTTTAATCTTTAACTTACCCAACCAACTAATGTTTTTCACATCGCCgttcaactataatttttaaaaaaattttaatttattttagattcttttaatatattaatgtttaaaataaattttaaaaaataaaaaatattattattttaatatattaaaaaacagttaaaaaacaacttttattacactaccaaacataaaatacattatctgtaaaacaaaaattaattttactcaccattttaaatagaaaaaaaatctaagatgattaaaaattttcaagaataaaattattaccCGATTCATCATAATGTGAAATGaaagattaagaaaaacatatctcgttgataataaaaataaaaataataataaattttgttcCTATGATACTAGTAATTATACCATCAACCCAATTATACTATGCTTTTCGTCATCATCATCGTCAATTAGAAATCTTTGAGCAACTCCCTAACCTGCTCAAGAGTCACAAACAAAACCACAGTAAAAGGACCCTGTCTTGAAATTGTAGGTATAAAGCCCTTGTAAAAGGCCATGATACCTTCAGCTTTCACTGTCTTCATTGCACAATCAATTGCTCCACTGTAAGGCGCAACTTTCCCTGGCTCCACTTTCATATTCATGACCCTGGTTTTAATCACATCTACCGGGTTCGACGCCACCGCCGCCACAAAACCCGCTGCAAAACTCGCCGTCACATGAGTCCCTAACCCATCCTTCATCATTCCATTCTCCAAAATCATTTCCTTAATCTGATCATACGATGCCAATTGCGATGCTGTAACAATCATCGCGCGGTTCACCGTAAGAGATGACCCTCGCCACAGGCTAGCAACACCTTCCTGCTTCGACATTCTCGTAATAGCGTCAATCACACTGTTATAGTTCCGCCGTTGGGACGAAGGTAAACGCCCGTCTGCTTGCATTCTAACCATTGCCACATCAGCTGGATTACCAACAGCAGCTCCGATCCCCCCGGCGATTAAACCGGCTGTTATTTTGCTCAACAACGGCATGTTTCCTGTCTCCGGATTGGTCCATTTTTGCTTCAGAATATCATAGAGTCCCATGCGCGTGGTGGAGTAGAGAGTCTGGCGGAGGACCGTGGCGGAGACGCCGGAGAAGAGAGCGGCGACACCTTCGGACTGGAAGATGCGGACGCCGGCAGAAATTGGCCCCACACGCGGTAGTGGTGGTGGAGGGATGTGGACGGAATTATGAGGGATTGCGGCGGAGTTGAAGGCATAAGCAGGGCGGAGACTGTGAACTTGTTGTGGGTTTGGCAAATTTTCGCCTTGGAGTTGCATACGGACCTTGATGAGATCCAAAGGGTGAGTGGAGCACCCAGCAACAATTGAAGCGATACCTCCTTCCACAAAACCCTTGACACCCATGATTATCAGCAAACTAAGTATCGTTTGGTTGGGTTACAAAGAATAAAAGAATGTTTTCGTGTACGCAAGATTgggtttttgttgttcttttatgTTACCAGTTGGGTTTCAAGTCACTGGAGACGTGGGCTAAAAGCATGGAAGACGAATGAGGGACGCTCGGTCTTTGAGACATGCTAGTAGAAATAGGGCAAacaagaagagataaatatatatttttatggtttagGGAGCGGAGAGGTAAGGAGTCTTTAGagggtggtggaggaggaggaggagggaatAGAAATAGGAGAAAATAGAATAGGACAGTTGTCAAGAAATTCGATGCTTGGAACGGGGCGTGTGGAAGCTGTCCTGTAAGAATAAAATACGCGGGTTGATGGGGTCCATCTTAGTGCCTTTTAGGTTTATGAGGGGGAGGGAGGCCAAGCCTCAACTGCCCTTTCCTGCCATGACCTGACCTCTTTCTGTGGCTTGACTTTGACTctaggtttgattttttatgattaacaGCAAGCCCGGTTCTTCtttatttcttcctcttcttcttctttatttcctATCTTCTACGAGCCAGCCAGTCAGCCAGCACAACCTTTACTGTCTTCcttctttatttgtttatttcctcctctctttttttcctatcTTCTAGGAgctagccagccagccagccaggaCAATCTTTACT is drawn from Populus nigra chromosome 5, ddPopNigr1.1, whole genome shotgun sequence and contains these coding sequences:
- the LOC133694060 gene encoding mitochondrial uncoupling protein 5-like, encoding MGVKGFVEGGIASIVAGCSTHPLDLIKVRMQLQGENLPNPQQVHSLRPAYAFNSAAIPHNSVHIPPPPLPRVGPISAGVRIFQSEGVAALFSGVSATVLRQTLYSTTRMGLYDILKQKWTNPETGNMPLLSKITAGLIAGGIGAAVGNPADVAMVRMQADGRLPSSQRRNYNSVIDAITRMSKQEGVASLWRGSSLTVNRAMIVTASQLASYDQIKEMILENGMMKDGLGTHVTASFAAGFVAAVASNPVDVIKTRVMNMKVEPGKVAPYSGAIDCAMKTVKAEGIMAFYKGFIPTISRQGPFTVVLFVTLEQVRELLKDF